The following proteins are co-located in the Streptomyces sp. NBC_01198 genome:
- a CDS encoding HAD family hydrolase, with the protein MTSSTPVVDTRPAQGRGLQAVLLDMDGTLVDTEGIWWAAETGVFADLGHALDEVHREVVVGGPMARSVGHLMEVTGTTATLAELMVAIDTRFEELIALGAPLMPGAKRLLAELAAHGVPTALVSASHRRTIDVMLRSLGAENFAFTLAGDEIARTKPYPDPYLTAAARLGADPAACVVVEDTLTGVASAEAAGCQVVAVPSVVPIAPAPGRTVVTSLDQVNVPFLRSLVQRSVNVDLH; encoded by the coding sequence ATGACCAGCAGCACCCCCGTCGTCGACACCCGTCCGGCGCAGGGCCGCGGCCTGCAGGCGGTCCTGCTGGACATGGACGGCACCCTGGTGGACACCGAGGGCATCTGGTGGGCGGCGGAGACCGGCGTCTTCGCCGACCTCGGGCACGCGCTGGACGAGGTGCACCGGGAGGTCGTGGTGGGCGGGCCGATGGCCCGCAGCGTCGGCCACCTCATGGAGGTGACCGGCACCACGGCGACGCTGGCGGAGCTGATGGTCGCGATCGACACCCGCTTCGAGGAGCTGATCGCCCTCGGTGCCCCGCTGATGCCGGGGGCCAAGCGGCTGCTGGCCGAGCTGGCGGCGCACGGGGTGCCCACGGCGCTGGTGTCGGCCTCGCACCGGCGCACGATCGATGTGATGCTGCGCTCGCTGGGCGCCGAGAACTTCGCCTTCACCCTCGCGGGTGACGAGATCGCCCGCACCAAGCCGTACCCGGACCCGTACCTGACCGCCGCGGCCCGGCTGGGCGCCGACCCGGCGGCCTGCGTGGTGGTGGAGGACACACTCACCGGGGTCGCCTCGGCGGAGGCGGCCGGCTGCCAGGTGGTGGCGGTGCCGTCGGTGGTGCCGATCGCGCCGGCCCCGGGGCGTACCGTCGTCACATCGCTCGACCAGGTGAATGTCCCATTTCTGCGGTCCCTGGTCCAGCGCTCCGTGAACGTGGATCTGCACTGA
- the metH gene encoding methionine synthase — translation MASPSRSSAAPAASNARAAALRQALATRIVVADGAMGTMLQAQEPTLDDFQQLEGCNEILNVTRPDVVRSVHEAYFAAGVDSVETNTFGANASALGEYGIEDRIHELAEAGARLAREVADDFAADGRQRWVFGSIGPGTKLPTLGHTSYQHLRDGYHANAAGLIAGGADALVVETMQDLLQVKAALVGSRRAMAEAGVDLPLICQVAVETTGTMLLGSEIGAALTALEPLGIDLIGLNCSTGPAEMSEHLRYLARHSRIPLTCMPNAGLPVLTKDGAHYPLSPAELADAHETFAREYGLSLVGGCCGTTPEHLRQLVERVGGHELTPRDPRPEPGAASLYQTVPFRQDTSYLAIGERTNANGSKKFRDAMLEGRWEDCVEMARDQIREGAHLLDLCVDYVGRDGVADMAEVAGRFATASTLPIVLDSTEVDVLRAGLEKLGGRAVLNSVNYEDGDGPESRFARVTALAVEHGAALIALTIDEEGQARTVEKKVAIAERLIEDLTGNWGIHESDILIDCLTFTICTGQEESRGDGAATIEAIRELKRLHPDVQTTLGLSNISFGLNPAARVVLNSVFLDECVKAGLDSAIVHASKIVPIARIPEDQRQTAYDLVYDNRREGYDPLQRLMELFDGVDSTSVKAGKAEELAALPLDERLQRRIIDGEKNGLTDDLDAALAERPALDIVNDTLLSGMKVVGELFGSGQMQLPFVLQSAEVMKAAVAYLEPHMEKSEDGGGKGTIVLATVRGDVHDIGKNLVDIILSNNGYNVVNLGIKQPVSVILDAAEEHRADVIGMSGLLVKSTVIMKENLEELNQRGLSAEYPVILGGAALTRAYVEQDLHEIYLGEVRYARDAFEGLRLMDALIGVKRGVPGAKLPELKARRVAARPQEPVEPEVNLGQIRSDVAVDNPVPTPPFWGSRVVKGIQLADYASWLDEGALFKGQWGLKQSRASGPTYEEMVESEGRPRLRGLLTRLQSESLLEAAVSYGYFPCVSKGDDLIVLHEDGTERTRFTFPRQRRGRRLCLADFFRPEESGETDVVGFQVVTVGNRVSDAAAELFAADSYRDYLELHGLSVQLAEALAEYWHARVRAELGYGGEDPGDVEDMFALKYRGARFSLGYGACPDLEDRAKIAALLEPERIGVKLSEEFQLHPEQSTDAIVIHHPEAKYFNAR, via the coding sequence ATGGCCTCGCCGTCCCGTTCGTCCGCCGCCCCCGCCGCGAGTAACGCCCGCGCCGCCGCGCTGCGCCAGGCACTCGCCACCCGCATCGTGGTCGCCGACGGCGCCATGGGCACCATGCTCCAGGCGCAGGAACCCACCCTCGACGACTTCCAGCAGCTCGAAGGCTGCAACGAGATCCTGAACGTCACCCGTCCTGACGTCGTCCGTTCGGTGCACGAGGCCTACTTCGCGGCCGGGGTGGACAGCGTCGAGACCAACACCTTCGGCGCGAACGCCTCCGCCCTGGGCGAGTACGGCATCGAGGACCGGATCCACGAGCTGGCCGAGGCCGGCGCCCGGCTGGCCCGCGAGGTCGCCGACGACTTCGCCGCCGACGGCCGCCAGCGCTGGGTGTTCGGCTCCATCGGCCCCGGAACGAAACTGCCCACGTTGGGCCATACGAGTTACCAGCACCTGCGGGACGGCTACCACGCCAACGCCGCCGGGCTGATCGCCGGCGGCGCGGACGCGCTGGTGGTCGAGACGATGCAGGACCTGCTCCAGGTCAAGGCCGCGCTGGTCGGCTCGCGGCGGGCGATGGCCGAGGCGGGCGTGGACCTGCCGCTGATCTGCCAGGTCGCGGTCGAGACCACCGGCACCATGCTGCTCGGCTCCGAGATCGGCGCCGCCCTCACCGCCCTCGAACCGCTCGGCATCGACCTGATCGGCCTGAACTGCTCGACCGGCCCCGCCGAGATGAGCGAGCACCTGCGCTACCTGGCCCGGCACTCCCGCATCCCGCTGACCTGTATGCCCAACGCGGGCCTGCCGGTGCTCACCAAGGACGGCGCGCACTACCCGCTGAGCCCCGCCGAGCTGGCCGACGCGCACGAGACCTTCGCCAGGGAGTACGGCCTGTCGCTGGTCGGCGGCTGCTGCGGCACCACGCCCGAGCACCTGCGGCAGCTGGTCGAGCGGGTCGGCGGCCACGAGCTGACCCCGCGTGACCCGCGGCCCGAGCCGGGCGCCGCCTCGCTCTACCAGACCGTCCCGTTCCGCCAGGACACCTCGTATCTGGCGATCGGCGAGCGCACCAACGCCAACGGCTCGAAGAAGTTCCGCGACGCGATGCTGGAGGGCCGCTGGGAGGACTGCGTCGAGATGGCCCGCGACCAGATCAGGGAGGGCGCCCACCTGCTCGACCTGTGCGTGGACTACGTCGGCCGGGACGGCGTCGCCGACATGGCCGAGGTCGCCGGCCGCTTCGCGACCGCCTCCACGCTGCCGATCGTGCTGGACTCCACCGAGGTCGACGTGCTGCGGGCCGGCCTGGAGAAGCTCGGCGGCCGCGCGGTGCTCAACTCGGTGAACTACGAGGACGGCGACGGCCCCGAGTCGCGCTTCGCCCGCGTCACCGCGCTGGCCGTCGAGCACGGCGCGGCCCTGATCGCGCTGACCATCGACGAGGAGGGCCAGGCCAGGACCGTCGAGAAGAAGGTCGCGATCGCCGAGCGGCTGATCGAGGACCTGACCGGGAACTGGGGCATCCACGAGTCCGACATCCTCATCGACTGCCTGACCTTCACCATCTGCACCGGCCAGGAGGAGTCCCGCGGCGACGGCGCCGCCACCATCGAGGCGATCCGCGAACTCAAGCGCCTGCACCCCGACGTGCAGACCACCCTCGGCCTGTCGAACATCTCCTTCGGCCTCAACCCGGCCGCCCGGGTGGTGCTCAACTCGGTCTTCCTCGACGAGTGCGTCAAGGCGGGCCTGGACTCGGCGATCGTGCACGCCTCCAAGATCGTGCCGATCGCCCGCATCCCCGAGGACCAGCGGCAGACGGCGTACGACCTGGTCTACGACAACCGGCGGGAGGGCTACGACCCGCTGCAGCGGCTGATGGAGCTCTTCGACGGCGTCGACTCCACGTCGGTCAAGGCCGGCAAGGCCGAGGAGCTGGCGGCGCTGCCGCTGGACGAGCGGCTGCAGCGGCGGATCATCGACGGCGAGAAGAACGGCCTCACCGACGACCTGGACGCGGCGCTGGCCGAGCGGCCCGCACTGGACATCGTCAACGACACGCTGCTGTCCGGGATGAAGGTGGTCGGCGAGCTGTTCGGGTCCGGCCAGATGCAGCTGCCCTTCGTGCTGCAGTCGGCGGAGGTCATGAAGGCCGCCGTCGCCTACCTCGAACCGCACATGGAGAAGAGCGAGGACGGCGGCGGCAAGGGCACCATCGTGCTGGCCACCGTCCGCGGCGACGTCCACGACATCGGCAAGAACCTGGTCGACATCATCCTGTCCAACAACGGCTACAACGTGGTCAACCTCGGCATCAAGCAGCCGGTGTCGGTGATCCTGGACGCGGCCGAGGAGCACCGGGCCGACGTGATCGGGATGTCCGGGCTGCTGGTGAAGTCCACGGTGATCATGAAGGAGAACCTGGAGGAGCTGAACCAGCGCGGGCTGTCCGCCGAGTATCCGGTCATCCTCGGCGGCGCCGCGCTGACCCGGGCCTACGTCGAGCAGGACCTGCACGAGATCTACCTCGGCGAGGTGCGCTACGCCCGCGACGCCTTCGAGGGCCTGCGGCTGATGGACGCGCTGATCGGCGTCAAGCGCGGGGTCCCCGGCGCCAAGCTGCCCGAGCTCAAGGCGCGCCGGGTGGCGGCCCGCCCGCAGGAGCCGGTGGAGCCCGAGGTCAACCTCGGCCAGATCCGCTCCGACGTCGCGGTCGACAACCCGGTGCCGACCCCGCCGTTCTGGGGCAGCCGGGTGGTCAAGGGCATCCAGCTCGCCGACTACGCCTCGTGGCTGGACGAGGGCGCGCTGTTCAAGGGCCAGTGGGGCCTGAAGCAGTCGCGCGCCTCGGGGCCGACGTACGAGGAGATGGTGGAGAGCGAGGGCCGGCCGCGGCTGCGCGGGCTGCTGACCCGGCTGCAGTCAGAGAGCCTGCTGGAGGCCGCGGTCAGCTACGGCTACTTCCCGTGCGTGTCCAAGGGCGACGACCTGATCGTGCTGCACGAGGACGGCACCGAGCGCACCCGCTTCACCTTCCCCCGGCAGCGCAGGGGGCGGCGGCTGTGCCTGGCCGACTTCTTCCGGCCCGAGGAGTCCGGCGAGACCGATGTGGTCGGCTTCCAGGTGGTCACCGTCGGCAACCGCGTCTCGGACGCGGCGGCCGAGCTCTTCGCCGCCGACTCCTACCGGGACTACCTGGAGCTGCACGGCCTGTCGGTGCAGCTGGCCGAGGCGCTGGCCGAATACTGGCACGCCAGGGTGCGCGCCGAGCTGGGCTACGGCGGCGAGGACCCCGGTGACGTCGAGGACATGTTCGCGCTGAAGTACCGCGGGGCGCGCTTCTCGCTGGGCTACGGCGCCTGCCCCGACCTGGAGGACCGGGCCAAGATCGCGGCGCTGCTCGAACCCGAGCGGATCGGGGTGAAGCTGTCCGAGGAGTTCCAGCTGCACCCGGAGCAGTCCACCGACGCGATCGTCATCCACCACCCGGAGGCGAAGTACTTCAACGCCCGCTGA
- a CDS encoding IclR family transcriptional regulator, translating into MPGSIQSLERAAAVLRLLAGGERRLGLSDVASSLGLAKGTTHGILRTLQQEGFVEQEPVSGKYQLGAELLRLGNSYLDVHELRARALVWTDDLARSSGEAAYLGVLHQHGVLIVHHVFRPDDGRQVLEVGAMQPLHSTALGKVLSAFDPVAHNEVAEGELAALTARTVTGTEEFESVLDLTRARGWGSDLEETWDGVASVAAPVYDRRRMPVGAVGVTGAVERVCDADGIRARLVAAVRDCARAVSRDLGAGRF; encoded by the coding sequence ATGCCCGGTTCGATCCAGTCACTGGAGCGCGCGGCCGCAGTTCTCCGACTGCTGGCCGGGGGCGAGCGGCGGCTGGGCCTGTCGGACGTGGCCTCCTCGCTGGGGCTGGCCAAGGGCACCACGCACGGCATCCTGCGCACCCTGCAGCAGGAGGGCTTCGTGGAGCAGGAGCCGGTGTCGGGCAAGTACCAGCTGGGCGCGGAGCTGCTGCGGCTGGGCAACAGCTACCTGGACGTCCACGAGCTGCGGGCCCGGGCGCTGGTGTGGACCGACGACCTGGCCAGGTCCAGCGGCGAGGCGGCGTATCTGGGGGTGCTGCACCAGCACGGGGTGCTAATCGTTCACCACGTCTTCCGGCCCGACGACGGCCGGCAGGTGCTTGAGGTCGGGGCCATGCAGCCGCTGCACAGCACCGCGCTCGGCAAGGTGCTCTCCGCCTTCGACCCGGTGGCGCACAACGAGGTCGCCGAGGGCGAGCTGGCGGCGCTCACCGCCCGTACGGTGACCGGCACCGAGGAGTTCGAGTCGGTGCTCGACCTGACCCGGGCGCGCGGCTGGGGCTCGGACCTGGAGGAGACCTGGGACGGCGTGGCCTCGGTGGCCGCGCCCGTCTACGACCGGCGGCGGATGCCGGTGGGCGCGGTGGGCGTCACCGGCGCGGTGGAGCGGGTCTGCGACGCCGACGGCATCCGGGCCCGCCTGGTGGCGGCGGTACGCGACTGCGCCCGCGCGGTCTCCCGCGATCTGGGCGCCGGGCGCTTCTAG
- the glpK gene encoding glycerol kinase GlpK, giving the protein MTDTPTSSHGTGPFIAAIDQGTTSSRCIIFDRDGRIVAVDQKEHEQIFPKPGWVEHDAAEIWTNVQEVVAGAISKAGQDIAGFTPADVKAIGITNQRETTMLWDKNTGEPVYHALVWQDTRTDALCRELGRNVGQDRFRRQTGLPLASYFAGPKIRWLLDNVDGLQARAEAGDILFGTMDSWVIWNLTGGVNGGKHVTDVTNASRTLLMDLKKLQWDAKICESIGVPMAVLPEIRSSSEVYGTTDVGGLSGVPVASALGDQQAALFGQCCFSVGEAKSTYGTGTFMLMNTGETPVNSYAGLITTVGYRIGDAKPVYALEGSIAVTGSLVQWMRDQMGLIGTAPEIETLASSVEDNGGAYFVPAFSGLFAPHWRSDARGVIAGLTRYVTKAHIARAVLEATAWQTREIADAMFKDSNTEVTTLKVDGGMTSNNLLMQTLSDFLDVPVVRPMVAETTALGAAYAAGLAIGFWPDTETLRANWKRAAEWTPQMDAGERDKEYKQWLKAVQASMGWIEEEH; this is encoded by the coding sequence ATGACCGACACGCCCACCAGCAGCCACGGCACCGGACCGTTCATCGCGGCGATCGACCAGGGCACCACATCGAGCCGCTGCATCATCTTCGACCGCGACGGCCGGATCGTGGCCGTCGACCAGAAGGAGCACGAGCAGATCTTCCCCAAGCCCGGCTGGGTGGAGCACGACGCGGCCGAGATCTGGACGAACGTCCAGGAGGTGGTCGCCGGCGCCATCAGCAAGGCCGGCCAGGACATCGCCGGCTTCACCCCCGCCGACGTCAAGGCCATCGGCATCACCAACCAGCGCGAGACCACGATGCTGTGGGACAAGAACACCGGCGAGCCGGTGTACCACGCGCTGGTCTGGCAGGACACCCGCACCGACGCGCTGTGCCGGGAGCTGGGCCGCAACGTCGGCCAGGACCGCTTCCGGCGGCAGACCGGCCTGCCGCTCGCGTCGTACTTCGCCGGCCCGAAGATCCGCTGGCTGCTCGACAACGTCGACGGGCTGCAGGCGCGCGCGGAAGCCGGCGACATCCTGTTCGGCACCATGGACTCCTGGGTGATCTGGAACCTCACCGGCGGGGTCAACGGCGGCAAGCACGTCACCGACGTCACCAACGCCTCCCGGACCCTCCTGATGGACCTCAAGAAGCTCCAGTGGGACGCGAAGATCTGCGAGTCGATCGGCGTCCCGATGGCCGTGCTGCCGGAGATCAGGTCGTCCTCCGAGGTCTACGGCACCACCGACGTCGGCGGCCTCAGCGGCGTGCCCGTCGCCTCCGCGCTCGGCGACCAGCAGGCCGCGCTGTTCGGCCAGTGCTGCTTCTCGGTGGGCGAGGCGAAGTCCACGTACGGCACCGGCACGTTCATGCTGATGAACACCGGTGAGACCCCGGTGAACTCCTACGCCGGCCTGATCACCACCGTCGGCTACCGGATCGGCGACGCCAAGCCGGTCTACGCCCTCGAAGGCTCCATCGCCGTCACCGGCTCGCTCGTCCAGTGGATGCGCGACCAGATGGGCCTGATCGGCACCGCGCCGGAGATCGAGACGCTGGCCTCCTCGGTGGAGGACAACGGCGGCGCCTACTTCGTACCGGCCTTCTCCGGCCTGTTCGCACCCCACTGGCGCTCCGACGCGCGCGGGGTGATCGCCGGCCTGACCCGGTACGTGACCAAGGCGCACATCGCCAGGGCCGTGCTGGAGGCGACCGCCTGGCAGACCAGGGAGATCGCCGACGCGATGTTCAAGGACTCCAACACCGAGGTCACCACCCTCAAGGTCGACGGCGGCATGACCTCCAACAACCTGCTCATGCAGACCCTCTCGGACTTCCTGGACGTGCCGGTGGTGCGCCCGATGGTCGCCGAGACCACAGCGCTGGGCGCGGCCTACGCGGCCGGCCTCGCGATCGGCTTCTGGCCGGACACCGAGACGCTGCGGGCGAACTGGAAGCGGGCCGCCGAGTGGACCCCGCAGATGGACGCGGGCGAGCGCGACAAGGAATACAAGCAGTGGCTCAAGGCCGTTCAGGCGTCCATGGGCTGGATCGAAGAGGAGCACTGA
- a CDS encoding MIP/aquaporin family protein, producing the protein MSNGHILIGEIFGTAVLILLGGGVCAAVTLRRSKARGAGWLAITFGWGFGVLGGAYIANGYSGGHLNPAVTLGIAIKTGEWSKVPYYLLGQLIGALIGAFLVWVAYLGQFQAHLTDPEVTEGLEGDPAGPTTGNRAQPGGPVLGVFATGPEIRNPLQNLLTEAIATAVLVLFILTQGMTDGLAENGMGILLTALIVVGLGLSLGGPTGYAINPFRDLGPRIVHSLLPLPNKGGSDWGYAWIPVVGPLAGAAIAGGLYRLAFT; encoded by the coding sequence GTGTCCAACGGTCATATCCTCATCGGCGAGATCTTCGGAACCGCCGTCCTCATCCTGCTGGGCGGCGGCGTCTGCGCCGCCGTGACACTCAGACGGTCCAAGGCCAGGGGCGCCGGTTGGCTGGCGATCACCTTCGGCTGGGGATTCGGCGTCCTGGGCGGCGCCTACATAGCAAACGGCTACTCCGGCGGGCACCTGAACCCCGCGGTCACCCTGGGCATCGCGATCAAGACCGGGGAGTGGTCGAAGGTGCCCTACTACCTGCTCGGTCAGCTGATCGGCGCACTGATCGGCGCTTTTCTGGTCTGGGTGGCCTACCTGGGCCAGTTCCAGGCCCATCTGACCGACCCCGAGGTCACCGAGGGCCTGGAGGGCGATCCCGCGGGGCCCACCACCGGGAACCGGGCCCAGCCCGGCGGCCCGGTGCTCGGCGTCTTCGCCACCGGCCCGGAAATCCGCAACCCACTGCAGAACCTGCTCACCGAGGCGATCGCCACCGCGGTGCTGGTGCTGTTCATCCTTACGCAGGGCATGACCGACGGTCTGGCGGAGAATGGAATGGGCATCCTGCTCACCGCGCTGATCGTGGTCGGACTGGGTCTGTCACTCGGAGGGCCCACCGGCTACGCGATCAATCCGTTCCGGGATCTCGGACCGCGGATCGTGCACAGCCTCCTGCCGCTGCCGAACAAGGGCGGCTCCGACTGGGGCTACGCCTGGATCCCGGTGGTCGGCCCGCTGGCGGGCGCCGCTATAGCGGGCGGACTGTACCGGCTCGCGTTCACATAG